In Diachasmimorpha longicaudata isolate KC_UGA_2023 chromosome 4, iyDiaLong2, whole genome shotgun sequence, a single genomic region encodes these proteins:
- the LOC135161974 gene encoding uncharacterized protein LOC135161974 isoform X1, whose amino-acid sequence MLHSSIRFHLVVHYPELGIVKMLFVIISLSLAALSSAQRSHEAAILSDTRYLSGDGTFGASYKQEDGVEFKEESDANGDRRGSYSYVDPNGVRRTVTYTAGKNGFQVRDELKATGDGIPKTPPQIPPQPEYEPLPEYNPPDYHPPTRAHPQYQPPPQVYQPRPTPPPPSFFRQDYEQRYDRPHQPEPVFRPRIQFPEHQPEPQYRPIPQYRPEPQYRPESQYRPEPQYRPESQYRPEPRVKPDSFEYSYSSPLNQSPRHQYNEITTPSPRRFYPPGKLDFTRTPDGFAYSFTKN is encoded by the exons ATGCTCCACTCATCCATTCGATTCCACTTAGTCGTACACTATCCCGAGCTCGGGATCGTCAAAATGCTATTTGTAATT ATTTCATTGTCTCTGGCGGCTTTATCAAGTGCTCAACGCTCTCACGAGGCTGCAATTCTATCGGACACCAGATATCTCTCGGGGGATGGCACCTTCGGGGCTTCTTACAAGCAGGAGGATGGGGTAGAGTTCAAGGAGGAGAGCGATGCTAATGGAGATCGAAGAGGGTCGTATTCATACGTCGATCCTAACGGGGTGCGAAGGACTGTCACGTATACTGCTGGGAAAAATGGATTCCAGGTTCGTGATGAACTAAAG GCAACAGGTGATGGGATTCCGAAAACACCCCCGCAAATTCCTCCCCAACCGGAATACGAGCCGCTGCCGGAGTACAATCCCCCGGACTACCACCCGCCAACGCGAGCACATCCTCAATATCAACCTCCGCCGCAGGTCTATCAACCGCGGCCAACGCCACCACCTCCATCCTTCTTCCGTCAAGACTACGAACAAAGATACGATCGGCCACACCAGCCAGAGCCAGTGTTTCGTCCTAGAATTCAATTTCCTGAGCATCAACCTGAGCCCCAGTACAGACCGATACCTCAGTACAGGCCTGAACCTCAGTACAGACCTGAGTCTCAGTACAGGCCTGAACCTCAGTACAGACCTGAGTCTCAGTACAGACCTGAACCGCGAGTCAAACCAGACTCTTTCGAATATTCCTACAGTTCACCTCTGAATCAAAGCCCTCGACACCAATACAACGAAATCACCACACCATCTCCTCGGAGATTCTACCCACCAGGTAAATTGGACTTCACGAGAACTCCCGATGGTTTCGCTTACTCATTCACCAAGAATTAA
- the LOC135161203 gene encoding uncharacterized protein LOC135161203, giving the protein MIIIAILLATMSSGFVEGAEVHRNIRAPLSHRHPYRGLDVPHQVPQGQTVNQHESSTPQDYNQLEQNLAYKPFDSAPIHIRRLIYDAYGPQQPYVNPHAFFYKNYVGLPSDFLTSGADHRRADTEHSDSAVSSTASPISYKTAYPVHSETIAKIPTKVLQKGGIKYKEDIHQKQQYYSPQPSYGLSHSLQRNTEQTKRSPVSASTEGHEDETYDMPAALQTLLSYQAQIPYNVLANHIIFETKKPFVPKPLPEDAKYSSQYPNKIFYIRTDGQVLDGVPAMGIGAAEIKYKDA; this is encoded by the exons ATGATCATCATC GCAATCCTTCTGGCAACGATGTCGAGCGGCTTCGTGGAAGGCGCAGAGGTACATCGAAATATCCGGGCCCCGCTGTCCCACAGACATCCATATCGAGGGTTGGATG TCCCTCATCAAGTGCCCCAGGGTCAGACCGTTAATCAGCACGAATCATCAACTCCCCAAGACTACAATCAGCTGGAGCAGAACTTGGCATACAAACCCTTCGACTCCGCTCCGATCCACATAAGACGCTTGATCTACGACGCCTACGGTCCTCAGCAGCCCTACGTCAACCCTCACGCCTTCTTCTACAAGAATTACGTCGGCCTTCCCAGTGATTTTCTCACATCTGGTGCCGATCACAGAAGAGCGGACACCGAACACTCAGACTCAGCTGTCTCGTCAACAGCATCACCCATCTCATACAAGACAGCTTATCCCGTCCATTCCGAAACAATTGCCAAAATTCCCACCAAGGTCCTTCAGAAAGGAGGAATCAAGTACAAAGAGGACATCCATCAGAAGCAACAGTACTACTCACCACAGCCAAGTTACGGATTGTCGCATTCTCTTCAGAGAAACACAGAGCAGACGAAGAGATCGCCGGTCTCAGCGTCCACCGAAGGTCATGAAGATGAGACGTATGACATGCCAGCTGCACTTCAGACTCTTCTGAGCTACCAGGCGCAGATCCCCTACAATGTCCTCGCCAATCATATCATCTTCGAGACGAAGAAACCTTTCGTTCCGAAGCCCCTCCCCGAAGACGCCAAATACTCGTCTCAGTATccgaataaaatattctacaTCAGAACTGATGGACAAGTTCTGGATGGTGTTCCGGCAATGGGCATCGGCGCTGCGGAGATCAAGTACAAGGATGCATGA
- the LOC135161973 gene encoding zinc finger protein 865 isoform X3, producing the protein MFYEFRVSCMTTESVLKNYAESIKHLAQTVNNQSEKDKMSSSGQQQQQQRSAYVEAHAVAHAAVQQHMAQQAAQARLAGPGPPSAPPPNPTFTLPDDGLGYDDGVRVLRSIGTWSPDYSAAMARPGGVMPVFPGTTEQQFPNNRPPTINQPLRTTNNTNSRPGSVSKATNTGEPTTKAFACTVCGKGLARKDKLVIHMRIHTGEKPYSCEVCGKAFARRDKLVIHMNKLRHRPGVTPLSTPSATSNDQVNQQQQQQQSQPPQPPQQPRQEVHLKLKEEPVSWTCELCGRVLLTREEWALHAKSHLVESPGPPQHAAAYFPGSVPPPQPYASERHFCLMCRTDFTDKAEFMFHVRSHFDVPQSQQGPQHSKQDPATAELIARGLVDPSGLCS; encoded by the exons ATGTTCTACGAGTTTCGTGTCAGCTGCATGACAACTGAATccgtattaaaaaattacgccGAGAGTATCAAGCATCTAGCACAAACAGTCAATAACCAG AGTGAGAAGGACAAGATGTCGAGCAGTGgacaacagcagcagcagcagcggTCTGCGTACGTGGAGGCACATGCAGTGGCGCATGCGGCAGTTCAGCAGCACATGGCACAGCAAGCTGCCCAGGCGAGACTTGCCGGCCCTGGACCACCTTCAGCACCGCCGCCTAATCCAACGTTTACTCTGCCTGATGATGGCCTGGGGTATGATGACGGGGTCAGGGTACTGCGGTCTATTGGAACATG GTCTCCTGATTATTCAGCAGCTATGGCACGACCCGGTGGTGTGATGCCAGTATTTCCTGGTACAACTGAACAACAATTTCCAAACAATCGTCCCCCAACGATAAATCAGCCTTTACGAACAACAAATAACACAAACTCTCGGCCAGGATCTGTATCAAAAGCAACAAATACTGGTGAACCAACGACAAAGGCCTTTGCTTGTACAGTTTGTGGTAAGGGTCTGGCACGCAAAGATAAACTTGTCATACACATGCGTATACACACTGGAGAAAAGCCGTACTCGTGTGAAGTATGTGGAAAGGCATTTGCACGGAGGGACAAATTAGTCATTCACATGAACAAACTGCGGCATAGACCTGGGGTAACACCACTATCAACACCCTCAGCCACTAGTAATGATCAGGTTAATCAACAACAACAGCAACAACAGTCTCAACCACCCCAACCACCTCAACAGCCGAGACAAGAGGTTCATCTTAAGTTGAAGGAGGAACCTGTTAGTTGGACCTGCGAACTCTGTGGACGGGTACTACTCACTAGAGAGGAATGGGCTCTTCACGCAAA ATCTCACTTGGTGGAATCACCAGGACCCCCTCAGCATGCAGCAGCCTATTTTCCTGGTTCTGTACCACCTCCCCAGCCATATGCATCAGAAAGACACTTTTGCCTAATGTGTCGCACTGATTTCACCGACAAAGCTGAATTCATGTTCCACGTACGTTCACACTTCGATGTACCTCAGAGTCAGCAGGGACCTCAGCACTCAAAGCAGGATCCAGCAACAGCTGAATTAATTGCCCGAGGGCTCGTAGATCCCTCGGGTCTGTGTAGCTAG
- the LOC135161202 gene encoding DNA translocase FtsK-like isoform X1 — protein MRALQILLLVLPLCTAQFRIQGPSDGNRRAQGLKYDNDKGIQYDDQRDSLGTGDFSITGASDGSSQIQGASDGNSNFQIHGATDGLANFHIRGPTDSNAQFQIQGATDGNADFQIQGATDGNANFHIQGATDGNANFHIQGATDGNSQSSIQGPQDHNQRALSYKDSSGSTLNWKSYQHSARPQPQVQYEEPVQYAPAPAPRRKSGRRPQGQSQPIQAPVAPENNYKVFNSAPPAIQQLLQFQQQAPYQNIIPPQFRYDFHGPPPAAVGGQQEEASPVASLPQEQPTRSQYRAKARGRPRERRAAQGQSRHRQQKAPQRIAGPPAEPQPHLSSNIPATIQGILDFQAKAPYVNHIPEQWRYERLLEQEKNLPPPQYQRQPAPQPVRHSQRVRERREAQHQQGQPKYNANLPGHLQKLLQFQASTPYTSVIPEQYSYEKLLAAQKGQHRQKRQSPAYQHSQQSQVDLSQYRRISQPQQSQQSLPQYSSNIPGSLKQLLNFQSQVPYDIIANNIQYRLDKPYVPQPVQAPQPAPISQVPQHTQRPQPLAPQYQQAQKPVYQLPQNEFPSSQPQYQQPQGSLYQPSPLAQPQFQQAPQAHQGLLQPSPLQQPQQAQRPVYQNPQQLGQYQPNLQSQLIRPQSHPNQLPQFNRPYQSSYAQQNNPIRPVTENQY, from the exons ATGAGAGCATTACAA atATTATTACTTGTGCTGCCTTTATGCACCGCGCAGTTTCGCATTCAAGGGCCCAGCGACGGCAATCGTAGGGCGCAGGGTCTAAAATACGACAATGATAAGGGAATTCAGTACGATGATCAAAGAG ATTCCTTAGGCACCGGTGATTTTTCCATAACGGGTGCGTCAGACGGAAGTTCACAAATTCAAGGAGCCAGCGACGGCAACTCAAATTTCCAGATTCATGGAGCCACTGATGGTCTCGCTAATTTTCACATTCGAGGGCCGACTGACTCCAACGCTCAGTTCCAAATTCAAGGGGCTACCGATGGAAATGCCGATTTCCAGATTCAGGGAGCTACCGATGGAAACGCTAATTTTCACATTCAAGGAGCTACCGATGGAAATGCTAATTTTCACATTCAAGGAGCTACCGATGGAAACAGTCAGAGTTCGATTCAAGGGCCACAAGATCACAATCAGAGAGCTTTGTCGTACAAGGATTCATCAGGCTCGACACTGAACTGGAAATCTTATCAGCATTCGGCAAGGCCACAGCCTCAGGTCCAATACGAAGAGCCTGTTCAGTACGCCCCAGCTCCTGCCCCTCGTCGGAAATCTGGGAGACGACCACAAGGTCAATCCCAACCAATTCAGGCCCCAGTAGCACCAGAGAACAACTACAAGGTATTTAACTCTGCACCACCTGCGATTCAGCAGCTGCTACAGTTCCAGCAGCAAGCTCCTTATCAGAACATCATCCCTCCACAATTCAG ATATGACTTCCATGGTCCTCCACCTGCTGCTGTGGGTGGTCAGCAAGAAGAGGCATCACCTGTAGCATCTCTTCCTCAAGAACAACCCACGCGCTCGCAATATCGAGCGAAAGCTCGAGGACGCCCAAGGGAGCGACGCGCTGCTCAAGGTCAGTCTCGTCACAGACAACAAAAGGCACCTCAGAGAATTGCTGGACCACCTGCAGAACCCCAGCCTCATCTATCCAGTAATATACCAGCTACCATTCAAGGAATCCTGGACTTCCAAGCGAAAGCACCTTACGTCAATCACATTCCTGAGCAATGGAG ATACGAAAGACTGCTAGAACAGGAGAAGAACCTTCCGCCACCTCAGTATCAACGTCAGCCAGCACCGCAGCCGGTTCGCCACAGCCAACGGGTTAGGGAGAGGAGAGAAGCTCAACACCAACAAGGGCAACCCAAGTACAATGCTAATCTTCCAGGTCATCTCCAAAAACTATTGCAGTTCCAGGCTTCCACCCCCTATACTAGTGTGATCCCTGAACAATACAG TTACGAGAAACTCCTGGCAGCGCAGAAGGGCCAACACAGACAGAAACGTCAATCTCCGGCATATCAGCATAGTCAGCAATCCCAGGTGGATCTTTCCCAATACAGGAGAATATCCCAGCCCCAACAGTCTCAGCAGTCGCTTCCCCAGTACTCCTCGAACATTCCGGGATCGTTGAAGCAGCTCCTGAACTTCCAGTCCCAAGTGCCTTACGATATCATCGCCAACAACATTCAATACCGTCTCGACAAGCCCTACGTTCCCCAGCCAGTGCAAGCACCTCAGCCAGCACCGATCTCTCAGGTCCCTCAGCATACTCAGAGACCTCAGCCGTTAGCTCCTCAGTATCAACAGGCTCAGAAACCCGTCTATCAACTCCCCCAGAATGAATTCCCTTCCTCTCAACCCCAGTATCAGCAGCCACAAGGATCTCTTTATCAGCCGAGCCCCCTTGCTCAACCACAATTCCAGCAGGCACCTCAAGCTCATCAAGGTCTCCTTCAGCCTTCCCCTCTTCAACAGCCCCAACAAGCTCAAAGACCTGTATATCAGAATCCACAACAATTGGGACAGTATCAACCGAATCTTCAGTCTCAGTTGATTCGTCCTCAGTCGCATCCTAATCAGCTTCCGCAATTTAATCGGCCATATCAGTCTTCCTATGCACAACAGAACAATCCTATTCGTCCTGTTACGGAGAATCAGTATTGA
- the LOC135161974 gene encoding uncharacterized protein LOC135161974 isoform X2: MLHSSIRFHLVVHYPELGIVKMLFVIISLSLAALSSAQRSHEAAILSDTRYLSGDGTFGASYKQEDGVEFKEESDANGDRRGSYSYVDPNGVRRTVTYTAGKNGFQATGDGIPKTPPQIPPQPEYEPLPEYNPPDYHPPTRAHPQYQPPPQVYQPRPTPPPPSFFRQDYEQRYDRPHQPEPVFRPRIQFPEHQPEPQYRPIPQYRPEPQYRPESQYRPEPQYRPESQYRPEPRVKPDSFEYSYSSPLNQSPRHQYNEITTPSPRRFYPPGKLDFTRTPDGFAYSFTKN, translated from the exons ATGCTCCACTCATCCATTCGATTCCACTTAGTCGTACACTATCCCGAGCTCGGGATCGTCAAAATGCTATTTGTAATT ATTTCATTGTCTCTGGCGGCTTTATCAAGTGCTCAACGCTCTCACGAGGCTGCAATTCTATCGGACACCAGATATCTCTCGGGGGATGGCACCTTCGGGGCTTCTTACAAGCAGGAGGATGGGGTAGAGTTCAAGGAGGAGAGCGATGCTAATGGAGATCGAAGAGGGTCGTATTCATACGTCGATCCTAACGGGGTGCGAAGGACTGTCACGTATACTGCTGGGAAAAATGGATTCCAG GCAACAGGTGATGGGATTCCGAAAACACCCCCGCAAATTCCTCCCCAACCGGAATACGAGCCGCTGCCGGAGTACAATCCCCCGGACTACCACCCGCCAACGCGAGCACATCCTCAATATCAACCTCCGCCGCAGGTCTATCAACCGCGGCCAACGCCACCACCTCCATCCTTCTTCCGTCAAGACTACGAACAAAGATACGATCGGCCACACCAGCCAGAGCCAGTGTTTCGTCCTAGAATTCAATTTCCTGAGCATCAACCTGAGCCCCAGTACAGACCGATACCTCAGTACAGGCCTGAACCTCAGTACAGACCTGAGTCTCAGTACAGGCCTGAACCTCAGTACAGACCTGAGTCTCAGTACAGACCTGAACCGCGAGTCAAACCAGACTCTTTCGAATATTCCTACAGTTCACCTCTGAATCAAAGCCCTCGACACCAATACAACGAAATCACCACACCATCTCCTCGGAGATTCTACCCACCAGGTAAATTGGACTTCACGAGAACTCCCGATGGTTTCGCTTACTCATTCACCAAGAATTAA
- the LOC135161973 gene encoding zinc finger protein 865 isoform X2: MAMNEDFNFSELCRLCSLKSNHQLQIFDKEGEQRQLLFKIRSCLPSVITKEDALPKNICQKCVYKLDMFYEFRVSCMTTESVLKNYAESIKHLAQTVNNQSEKDKMSSSGQQQQQQRSAYVEAHAVAHAAVQQHMAQQAAQARLAGPGPPSAPPPNPTFTLPDDGLGYDDGVRVLRSIGTWSPDYSAAMARPGGVMPVFPGTTEQQFPNNRPPTINQPLRTTNNTNSRPGSVSKATNTGEPTTKAFACTVCGKGLARKDKLVIHMRIHTGEKPYSCEVCGKAFARRDKLVIHMNKLRHRPGVTPLSTPSATSNDQVNQQQQQQQSQPPQPPQQPRQEVHLKLKEEPVSWTCELCGRVLLTREEWALHAKSHLVESPGPPQHAAAYFPGSVPPPQPYASERHFCLMCRTDFTDKAEFMFHVRSHFDVPQSQQGPQHSKQDPATAELIARGLVDPSGLCS, from the exons ATGGCAATGAACgaagatttcaatttttctgaattgtgCAGACTGTGTTCATTGAAGAGTAATCATCAATTGCAAATATTCGATAAAGAAGGCGAACAGAGACAACTACTTTTTAAAATACGCTCCTGCCTACCTTCTGTG ATAACTAAAGAAGACGCACTGCCAAAAAACATATGCCAGAAATGTGTTTACAAATTGGACATGTTCTACGAGTTTCGTGTCAGCTGCATGACAACTGAATccgtattaaaaaattacgccGAGAGTATCAAGCATCTAGCACAAACAGTCAATAACCAG AGTGAGAAGGACAAGATGTCGAGCAGTGgacaacagcagcagcagcagcggTCTGCGTACGTGGAGGCACATGCAGTGGCGCATGCGGCAGTTCAGCAGCACATGGCACAGCAAGCTGCCCAGGCGAGACTTGCCGGCCCTGGACCACCTTCAGCACCGCCGCCTAATCCAACGTTTACTCTGCCTGATGATGGCCTGGGGTATGATGACGGGGTCAGGGTACTGCGGTCTATTGGAACATG GTCTCCTGATTATTCAGCAGCTATGGCACGACCCGGTGGTGTGATGCCAGTATTTCCTGGTACAACTGAACAACAATTTCCAAACAATCGTCCCCCAACGATAAATCAGCCTTTACGAACAACAAATAACACAAACTCTCGGCCAGGATCTGTATCAAAAGCAACAAATACTGGTGAACCAACGACAAAGGCCTTTGCTTGTACAGTTTGTGGTAAGGGTCTGGCACGCAAAGATAAACTTGTCATACACATGCGTATACACACTGGAGAAAAGCCGTACTCGTGTGAAGTATGTGGAAAGGCATTTGCACGGAGGGACAAATTAGTCATTCACATGAACAAACTGCGGCATAGACCTGGGGTAACACCACTATCAACACCCTCAGCCACTAGTAATGATCAGGTTAATCAACAACAACAGCAACAACAGTCTCAACCACCCCAACCACCTCAACAGCCGAGACAAGAGGTTCATCTTAAGTTGAAGGAGGAACCTGTTAGTTGGACCTGCGAACTCTGTGGACGGGTACTACTCACTAGAGAGGAATGGGCTCTTCACGCAAA ATCTCACTTGGTGGAATCACCAGGACCCCCTCAGCATGCAGCAGCCTATTTTCCTGGTTCTGTACCACCTCCCCAGCCATATGCATCAGAAAGACACTTTTGCCTAATGTGTCGCACTGATTTCACCGACAAAGCTGAATTCATGTTCCACGTACGTTCACACTTCGATGTACCTCAGAGTCAGCAGGGACCTCAGCACTCAAAGCAGGATCCAGCAACAGCTGAATTAATTGCCCGAGGGCTCGTAGATCCCTCGGGTCTGTGTAGCTAG
- the LOC135161973 gene encoding zinc finger protein 865 isoform X1: MAMNEDFNFSELCRLCSLKSNHQLQIFDKEGEQRQLLFKIRSCLPSVFPDSQITKEDALPKNICQKCVYKLDMFYEFRVSCMTTESVLKNYAESIKHLAQTVNNQSEKDKMSSSGQQQQQQRSAYVEAHAVAHAAVQQHMAQQAAQARLAGPGPPSAPPPNPTFTLPDDGLGYDDGVRVLRSIGTWSPDYSAAMARPGGVMPVFPGTTEQQFPNNRPPTINQPLRTTNNTNSRPGSVSKATNTGEPTTKAFACTVCGKGLARKDKLVIHMRIHTGEKPYSCEVCGKAFARRDKLVIHMNKLRHRPGVTPLSTPSATSNDQVNQQQQQQQSQPPQPPQQPRQEVHLKLKEEPVSWTCELCGRVLLTREEWALHAKSHLVESPGPPQHAAAYFPGSVPPPQPYASERHFCLMCRTDFTDKAEFMFHVRSHFDVPQSQQGPQHSKQDPATAELIARGLVDPSGLCS; this comes from the exons ATGGCAATGAACgaagatttcaatttttctgaattgtgCAGACTGTGTTCATTGAAGAGTAATCATCAATTGCAAATATTCGATAAAGAAGGCGAACAGAGACAACTACTTTTTAAAATACGCTCCTGCCTACCTTCTGTG TTTCCTGATTCCCAGATAACTAAAGAAGACGCACTGCCAAAAAACATATGCCAGAAATGTGTTTACAAATTGGACATGTTCTACGAGTTTCGTGTCAGCTGCATGACAACTGAATccgtattaaaaaattacgccGAGAGTATCAAGCATCTAGCACAAACAGTCAATAACCAG AGTGAGAAGGACAAGATGTCGAGCAGTGgacaacagcagcagcagcagcggTCTGCGTACGTGGAGGCACATGCAGTGGCGCATGCGGCAGTTCAGCAGCACATGGCACAGCAAGCTGCCCAGGCGAGACTTGCCGGCCCTGGACCACCTTCAGCACCGCCGCCTAATCCAACGTTTACTCTGCCTGATGATGGCCTGGGGTATGATGACGGGGTCAGGGTACTGCGGTCTATTGGAACATG GTCTCCTGATTATTCAGCAGCTATGGCACGACCCGGTGGTGTGATGCCAGTATTTCCTGGTACAACTGAACAACAATTTCCAAACAATCGTCCCCCAACGATAAATCAGCCTTTACGAACAACAAATAACACAAACTCTCGGCCAGGATCTGTATCAAAAGCAACAAATACTGGTGAACCAACGACAAAGGCCTTTGCTTGTACAGTTTGTGGTAAGGGTCTGGCACGCAAAGATAAACTTGTCATACACATGCGTATACACACTGGAGAAAAGCCGTACTCGTGTGAAGTATGTGGAAAGGCATTTGCACGGAGGGACAAATTAGTCATTCACATGAACAAACTGCGGCATAGACCTGGGGTAACACCACTATCAACACCCTCAGCCACTAGTAATGATCAGGTTAATCAACAACAACAGCAACAACAGTCTCAACCACCCCAACCACCTCAACAGCCGAGACAAGAGGTTCATCTTAAGTTGAAGGAGGAACCTGTTAGTTGGACCTGCGAACTCTGTGGACGGGTACTACTCACTAGAGAGGAATGGGCTCTTCACGCAAA ATCTCACTTGGTGGAATCACCAGGACCCCCTCAGCATGCAGCAGCCTATTTTCCTGGTTCTGTACCACCTCCCCAGCCATATGCATCAGAAAGACACTTTTGCCTAATGTGTCGCACTGATTTCACCGACAAAGCTGAATTCATGTTCCACGTACGTTCACACTTCGATGTACCTCAGAGTCAGCAGGGACCTCAGCACTCAAAGCAGGATCCAGCAACAGCTGAATTAATTGCCCGAGGGCTCGTAGATCCCTCGGGTCTGTGTAGCTAG
- the LOC135161202 gene encoding DNA translocase FtsK-like isoform X2, which yields MRALQILLLVLPLCTAQFRIQGPSDGNRRAQGLKYDNDKGIQYDDQRDSLGTGDFSITGASDGSSQIQGASDGNSNFQIHGATDGLANFHIRGPTDSNAQFQIQGATDGNADFQIQGATDGNANFHIQGATDGNSQSSIQGPQDHNQRALSYKDSSGSTLNWKSYQHSARPQPQVQYEEPVQYAPAPAPRRKSGRRPQGQSQPIQAPVAPENNYKVFNSAPPAIQQLLQFQQQAPYQNIIPPQFRYDFHGPPPAAVGGQQEEASPVASLPQEQPTRSQYRAKARGRPRERRAAQGQSRHRQQKAPQRIAGPPAEPQPHLSSNIPATIQGILDFQAKAPYVNHIPEQWRYERLLEQEKNLPPPQYQRQPAPQPVRHSQRVRERREAQHQQGQPKYNANLPGHLQKLLQFQASTPYTSVIPEQYSYEKLLAAQKGQHRQKRQSPAYQHSQQSQVDLSQYRRISQPQQSQQSLPQYSSNIPGSLKQLLNFQSQVPYDIIANNIQYRLDKPYVPQPVQAPQPAPISQVPQHTQRPQPLAPQYQQAQKPVYQLPQNEFPSSQPQYQQPQGSLYQPSPLAQPQFQQAPQAHQGLLQPSPLQQPQQAQRPVYQNPQQLGQYQPNLQSQLIRPQSHPNQLPQFNRPYQSSYAQQNNPIRPVTENQY from the exons ATGAGAGCATTACAA atATTATTACTTGTGCTGCCTTTATGCACCGCGCAGTTTCGCATTCAAGGGCCCAGCGACGGCAATCGTAGGGCGCAGGGTCTAAAATACGACAATGATAAGGGAATTCAGTACGATGATCAAAGAG ATTCCTTAGGCACCGGTGATTTTTCCATAACGGGTGCGTCAGACGGAAGTTCACAAATTCAAGGAGCCAGCGACGGCAACTCAAATTTCCAGATTCATGGAGCCACTGATGGTCTCGCTAATTTTCACATTCGAGGGCCGACTGACTCCAACGCTCAGTTCCAAATTCAAGGGGCTACCGATGGAAATGCCGATTTCCAG ATTCAAGGAGCTACCGATGGAAATGCTAATTTTCACATTCAAGGAGCTACCGATGGAAACAGTCAGAGTTCGATTCAAGGGCCACAAGATCACAATCAGAGAGCTTTGTCGTACAAGGATTCATCAGGCTCGACACTGAACTGGAAATCTTATCAGCATTCGGCAAGGCCACAGCCTCAGGTCCAATACGAAGAGCCTGTTCAGTACGCCCCAGCTCCTGCCCCTCGTCGGAAATCTGGGAGACGACCACAAGGTCAATCCCAACCAATTCAGGCCCCAGTAGCACCAGAGAACAACTACAAGGTATTTAACTCTGCACCACCTGCGATTCAGCAGCTGCTACAGTTCCAGCAGCAAGCTCCTTATCAGAACATCATCCCTCCACAATTCAG ATATGACTTCCATGGTCCTCCACCTGCTGCTGTGGGTGGTCAGCAAGAAGAGGCATCACCTGTAGCATCTCTTCCTCAAGAACAACCCACGCGCTCGCAATATCGAGCGAAAGCTCGAGGACGCCCAAGGGAGCGACGCGCTGCTCAAGGTCAGTCTCGTCACAGACAACAAAAGGCACCTCAGAGAATTGCTGGACCACCTGCAGAACCCCAGCCTCATCTATCCAGTAATATACCAGCTACCATTCAAGGAATCCTGGACTTCCAAGCGAAAGCACCTTACGTCAATCACATTCCTGAGCAATGGAG ATACGAAAGACTGCTAGAACAGGAGAAGAACCTTCCGCCACCTCAGTATCAACGTCAGCCAGCACCGCAGCCGGTTCGCCACAGCCAACGGGTTAGGGAGAGGAGAGAAGCTCAACACCAACAAGGGCAACCCAAGTACAATGCTAATCTTCCAGGTCATCTCCAAAAACTATTGCAGTTCCAGGCTTCCACCCCCTATACTAGTGTGATCCCTGAACAATACAG TTACGAGAAACTCCTGGCAGCGCAGAAGGGCCAACACAGACAGAAACGTCAATCTCCGGCATATCAGCATAGTCAGCAATCCCAGGTGGATCTTTCCCAATACAGGAGAATATCCCAGCCCCAACAGTCTCAGCAGTCGCTTCCCCAGTACTCCTCGAACATTCCGGGATCGTTGAAGCAGCTCCTGAACTTCCAGTCCCAAGTGCCTTACGATATCATCGCCAACAACATTCAATACCGTCTCGACAAGCCCTACGTTCCCCAGCCAGTGCAAGCACCTCAGCCAGCACCGATCTCTCAGGTCCCTCAGCATACTCAGAGACCTCAGCCGTTAGCTCCTCAGTATCAACAGGCTCAGAAACCCGTCTATCAACTCCCCCAGAATGAATTCCCTTCCTCTCAACCCCAGTATCAGCAGCCACAAGGATCTCTTTATCAGCCGAGCCCCCTTGCTCAACCACAATTCCAGCAGGCACCTCAAGCTCATCAAGGTCTCCTTCAGCCTTCCCCTCTTCAACAGCCCCAACAAGCTCAAAGACCTGTATATCAGAATCCACAACAATTGGGACAGTATCAACCGAATCTTCAGTCTCAGTTGATTCGTCCTCAGTCGCATCCTAATCAGCTTCCGCAATTTAATCGGCCATATCAGTCTTCCTATGCACAACAGAACAATCCTATTCGTCCTGTTACGGAGAATCAGTATTGA